One window of the Rosa rugosa chromosome 3, drRosRugo1.1, whole genome shotgun sequence genome contains the following:
- the LOC133740770 gene encoding SKP1-like protein 1, whose protein sequence is MSTEKKMIVLQSSDNETFHIEEAVALQSQMIKHMVEDDCANNTIPLPNVTGVILAKVLEYCQKHVEEGGEEALRAWDADFVDFDTNTLFDVIMAANYLNIKGLLELTAQKTADLIKGKTPEEIRKTFNIKNDFPPWEEEEIRSKNSWAFE, encoded by the coding sequence ATGTCGACTGAAAAGAAGATGATAGTCCTACAGAGCTCGGACAATGAGACTTTTCATATTGAAGAGGCGGTGGCCCTCCAATCCCAGATGATCAAGCACATGGTGGAGGACGACTGTGCCAACAACACCATTCCTTTACCTAATGTCACCGGAGTTATCCTCGCGAAGGTGCTCGAGTATTGCCAGAAGCACGTGGAGGAGGGCGGCGAGGAGGCTCTCAGGGCATGGGACGCAGATTTTGTCGACTTCGACACGAACACCCTCTTTGACGTCATCATGGCAGCCAACTATTTGAACATCAAGGGCTTGCTGGAGCTGACCGCCCAGAAAACCGCGGACTTGATCAAGGGAAAGACTCCTGAAGAGATTCGCAAGACTTTCAACATCAAGAACGACTTCCCTccttgggaagaagaagagattcgGAGTAAGAACTCATGGGCTTTTGAGTGA
- the LOC133740608 gene encoding photosystem II reaction center PSB28 protein, chloroplastic — protein sequence MATLQSSLAFSSPASHCLQQSRSHSGLLSWAVRRSAESTFNGQSLRISRPQWAPLRRSSQASRSITMMAKPKIQFIQGTDEQTIPDVRLTKSKDGTNGVAIFRFEQPSVFDSSGEFGDITGFYMIDEEGVISSVDVNAKFVNGKPAGIEAKYIMRTPREWDRFMRFMERYANDNGLSFIKK from the exons ATGGCAACCTTGCAGTCTTCACTTGCATTCTCCTCTCCAGCCTCCCACTGTCTCCAGCAATCACGCTCTCATTCTG GGTTGTTATCTTGGGcggttcgtagaagtgcagagTCCACATTCAATGGCCAGTCTTTGCGCATTTCTCGGCCCCAATGGGCGCCACTAAGGCGGTCTAGTCAAGCATCTAGATCCATCACAATGATGGCAAAACCAAAAATTCAGTTTATCCAAGGAACTGATGAGCAGACAATACCAGATGTGAGGCTAACCAAATCAAAAGATGGTACCAATGGCGTGGCTATATTCAGGTTTGAGCAGCCTTCTGTTTTCGACTCATCTGGCGAATTTGGTGATATCACTGGCTTTTACATGATTGATGAAGAAGGGGTCATTTCATCTGTTGATGTTAACGCAAAATTTGTCAACGGAAAGCCTGCAGGAATTGAAGCAAAGTATATAATGCGGACACCAAGAGAATGGGACAGATTCATGAGATTCATGGAGCGCTATGCTAATGACAATGGCTTGAGTTTCATTAAAAAATGA
- the LOC133740607 gene encoding subtilisin-like protease SBT1.2 produces MEYTKSHFFVSTLFLCLLSLRANTLQTYIVQLHPQGVTSSSFTSKADWHLSFLEQTMSSVDEDPSSRLLYSYHSAMEGFAAQLSESELEYLKMLPDVVAIRPDRIHQIHTTYSYKFLGLDPASKEGAWHKSSFGRGTIIGVLDTGVWPESPSFNDYGMPRVPKKWRGICQQGVDFNSSNCNRKLIGARFFTRGHRVASMPNSPDGVQDYASPRDTQGHGTHTSSTAGGASVGMASVLGNAAGVARGMAPGAHVAVYKVCWLNGCYSSDILAAMDVAIIDGVDVLSLSLGGFPIPLFDDTIAIGSFRAMEHGISVVCAAGNNGPIESSVANEAPWIATVGASTLDRRFPAIVQMGDGKVLYGESMYPGNRLMRSTGKEVEVVYVSDENTGSEFCFRGSLPRAKVRGKIVVCDRGVNGRAEKGEVVKEAGGAGMILANTEVNLEEDSVDVHVLPATLIGYKESIHLKAYINSTRRPMARIVFEGTVIGKSRAPAVAQFSARGPSFSNPSILKPDVIAPGVNIIAAWPQNMGPTGLPEDSRRVNFTVMSGTSMACPHASGIAALVRTAHPKWSPAAIKSAIMTTADVTDHSGNPIMDGGKPAGVFAIGAGHVNPVRAVDPGLIYDIRPEEYVTHLCTLGYKKSDILTITHRNVSCLEILKMNRGFSLNYPSISVTFKHGMRSKMIRRRVTNVGNPHSTYLLEVMAPKEVRVKVKPQRLVFTGINQSLSYRVWFISRKRIRKDEMSFAQGHLAWVNSNNSSFHKVKSPISVTWK; encoded by the coding sequence ATGGAGTATACCAAATCACATTTCTTTGTTTCAACACTCTTTCTTTGCTTGCTTTCTCTTCGGGCAAACACTCTCCAAACTTACATAGTTCAGCTCCACCCACAAGGTGTAACTAGCTCTTCTTTCACATCCAAAGCCGATTGGCATCTCTCTTTTCTCGAACAAACCATGTCCTCTGTTGACGAAGATCCTTCTTCTCGCCTTCTTTACTCTTACCATTCCGCCATGGAAGGCTTTGCGGCTCAGCTGTCAGAGTCAGAGCTCGAGTACTTGAAAATGCTGCCTGATGTGGTTGCAATTAGGCCTGACCGAATTCACCAAATTCACACCACTTACTCTTACAAGTTCTTGGGGCTCGACCCTGCTTCCAAAGAAGGCGCTTGGCACAAGTCCTCATTCGGTCGAGGAACCATCATTGGGGTGCTTGATACTGGAGTTTGGCCCGAGAGTCCAAGCTTCAATGATTATGGAATGCCGCGGGTTCCCAAGAAATGGAGGGGGATTTGCCAACAAGGGGTAGACTTCAATTCCTCAAATTGCAACAGAAAACTCATTGGTGCCAGGTTCTTCACCAGAGGCCATCGTGTGGCTTCCATGCCAAACTCGCCTGACGGTGTTCAAGATTACGCATCTCCCCGTGACACCCAAGGGCATGGTACTCACACATCATCAACAGCTGGGGGTGCTTCAGTCGGAATGGCAAGTGTTTTGGGCAATGCAGCTGGTGTGGCTCGAGGGATGGCTCCCGGAGCACATGTAGCGGTGTACAAAGTCTGCTGGCTCAATGGTTGTTATAGCTCTGATATCCTTGCTGCAATGGATGTTGCAATTATAGATGGAGTAGAcgttctctccctctctctagGTGGCTTCCCCATTCCACTTTTTGACGACACCATTGCCATTGGAAGTTTTCGAGCAATGGAGCATGGAATTTCAGTTGTATGTGCAGCAGGAAACAATGGTCCAATTGAAAGCTCAGTTGCCAATGAAGCTCCTTGGATTGCCACCGTCGGCGCGAGCACATTAGACCGGAGATTCCCGGCCATAGTTCAAATGGGTGATGGAAAAGTCCTCTATGGAGAATCCATGTACCCAGGAAACCGTTTGATGAGAAGTACTGGAAAAGAGGTTGAAGTTGTTTATGTGAGTGATGAAAATACAGGAAGTGAATTTTGCTTCAGGGGGTCTCTCCCAAGAGCAAAAGTACGCGGCAAGATAGTGGTCTGTGACCGTGGTGTCAATGGTAGGGCGGAGAAAGGTGAAGTGGTAAAAGAAGCTGGTGGAGCTGGAATGATTTTGGCCAATACAGAGGTAAACCTGGAGGAGGACTCTGTTGATGTCCATGTCTTGCCTGCGACTCTGATTGGCTACAAAGAGTCCATTCACTTGAAGGCTTACATAAACTCTACTAGGAGACCAATGGCTAGAATTGTGTTTGAAGGCACAGTTATAGGGAAGTCCAGAGCACCAGCAGTAGCTCAGTTCTCAGCTAGAGGACCCAGTTTTTCGAACCCTTCAATCCTCAAACCTGATGTGATTGCTCCGGGAGTCAACATCATTGCTGCTTGGCCTCAAAACATGGGTCCCACCGGCCTTCCAGAAGATTCTAGGAGAGTGAATTTCACTGTCATGTCAGGGACTTCAATGGCATGTCCTCATGCCAGTGGAATTGCTGCACTTGTACGCACAGCTCATCCGAAATGGAGCCCCGCAGCTATCAAATCTGCTATTATGACAACTGCTGATGTAACTGATCATTCAGGGAATCCGATAATGGACGGAGGCAAACCAGCCGGAGTTTTTGCAATTGGTGCTGGACATGTAAACCCTGTGAGAGCTGTTGATCCGGGGTTGATCTACGACATCAGGCCGGAGGAGTATGTCACTCATTTGTGCACTCTCGGATACAAGAAATCGGATATCTTAACAATCACTCACAGGAATGTTAGCTGCCTTGAAATTTTGAAGATGAATAGGGGTTTCAGTCTCAATTACCCCTCCATTTCAGTAACTTTCAAACACGGCATGAGAAGTAAAATGATCAGACGACGAGTAACAAACGTAGGGAATCCGCATTCCACTTACTTGCTGGAAGTAATGGCACCTAAGGAAGTTAGAGTGAAAGTTAAGCCTCAGAGGTTAGTTTTCACAGGCATCAACCAGAGTTTGAGTTATAGGGTATGGTTTATATCGAGGAAGAGAATCAGAAAAGATGAGATGAGTTTTGCACAAGGACATTTAGCATGGGTGAATTCTAACAATAGTAGCTTTCACAAGGTCAAAAGTCCCATCTCTGTGACTTGGAAGTAA